One Syntrophales bacterium genomic region harbors:
- the clpB gene encoding ATP-dependent chaperone ClpB: MRFDKFTLKVQEAIQEAQTLTNSYGQQGIDVEHLLQAFLKQPEGITGEILKKLGADPRHIEGEIKRALEGLPKVAGAGVGQTYITPRLNKVMDSALTEAARLRDEYVSAEHILIAITDEKEGRAADILRSAGVTKDNIFKVLVEIRGSQRITDPNPEEKYQALKRYARDFNELARKGAFDPVIGRDEEIRRIMQVLSRRTKNNPVLIGEPGVGKTAIAEGLAQRIVNGDVPENLKNKRVVGLDIGALVAGAKYRGEFEERLKAVLKEVTEAQGEIILFIDEIHTVVGAGAAEGAVDASNMLKPALARGELRCVGATTLNEYRKHIEKDPALERRFQPILVKEPTVEDTIAILRGLKERYEVHHGVRIKDAAIIAAATLSHRYISDRFLPDKAVDLIDEAASRLRIELDSMPAEIDALERKVIQLEIERQSLKNETDRTSVERRDKIDRELAELKESMDRMKLHWASEKEAIKRIQEIKGKMEAYKTEELNAQRDGDLARAAEIRYGKLVELNRELEQEQIKLSEIQRDTKMLKEEVDAEDVAEVVANWTGIPVARMMETDIQKLIQMEDRLKLRVVGQDEGIQAVSSALRRARSGLQDPNRPIGSFIFMGPTGVGKTELARALAEFMFDNEHAMIRIDMSEFVEKHSVARLIGAPPGYVGYDEGGYLTEAVRRRPYSVLLFDEIEKAHPDVFNILLQILDDGRLTDGHGRTVDFKNTIVIMTSNIGGQWIQDPSLREEEKRTRTMEALKAAFKPEFLNRIDDIITFRALSLADIDRIIEIQIGLIQKRLEGRKLSLALTEGARSYIASAGYSPVYGARPLKRALQKLILDNLAMKILKGTFADGDRITVDATESGEMIFRKE, from the coding sequence ATGAGATTTGACAAATTTACCTTAAAGGTTCAGGAGGCCATCCAGGAGGCCCAGACTCTAACAAACAGCTACGGACAACAGGGGATAGATGTGGAACATCTTCTGCAGGCGTTCCTTAAACAGCCGGAAGGGATTACCGGTGAGATACTGAAGAAATTAGGGGCGGATCCCCGGCATATTGAAGGTGAAATCAAAAGAGCGCTGGAGGGGCTGCCGAAAGTCGCCGGCGCCGGCGTCGGCCAGACCTACATAACCCCCAGATTAAATAAGGTGATGGACAGCGCCCTTACCGAGGCGGCGCGATTAAGGGATGAGTATGTAAGCGCTGAGCACATCCTGATTGCGATTACTGATGAAAAAGAGGGACGGGCCGCAGATATCCTTCGCAGTGCGGGGGTCACAAAGGACAATATTTTTAAGGTCCTTGTAGAAATCAGGGGGTCTCAGAGAATTACCGATCCCAACCCGGAGGAGAAATACCAGGCCCTGAAACGCTATGCAAGAGACTTCAATGAACTGGCCCGCAAGGGCGCCTTCGATCCTGTCATCGGAAGAGATGAGGAGATCAGAAGGATCATGCAGGTTCTTTCCCGGAGGACAAAGAACAACCCCGTTCTCATCGGAGAACCGGGGGTTGGAAAAACCGCCATCGCGGAAGGTCTGGCCCAGCGTATCGTTAACGGCGATGTACCGGAGAATTTGAAAAATAAGCGGGTCGTTGGCCTCGACATCGGGGCGCTCGTGGCAGGCGCAAAATACCGGGGAGAATTTGAAGAGAGATTGAAGGCGGTTCTCAAGGAAGTGACGGAGGCCCAGGGCGAAATTATCCTCTTTATAGATGAGATACACACTGTTGTGGGCGCCGGCGCGGCTGAGGGAGCCGTTGATGCATCCAATATGTTGAAACCTGCCCTTGCCAGGGGAGAGTTGCGCTGTGTGGGCGCTACTACTCTCAATGAGTACCGAAAACACATTGAAAAAGACCCCGCCCTCGAACGGCGGTTCCAGCCCATCCTTGTGAAGGAACCGACAGTGGAGGATACTATTGCCATCCTGCGCGGCCTCAAGGAGCGTTACGAAGTCCACCACGGCGTAAGAATCAAGGATGCGGCGATTATTGCCGCGGCCACTCTTTCCCACCGGTATATCAGCGACCGGTTTTTACCGGACAAGGCGGTTGATCTGATTGATGAGGCCGCCTCACGCCTGAGGATCGAACTGGACAGCATGCCGGCGGAAATTGATGCGCTGGAGAGGAAGGTGATCCAATTAGAAATTGAGCGACAGTCGCTGAAAAATGAAACAGACAGGACATCTGTGGAAAGGCGTGACAAGATTGACAGGGAACTGGCAGAACTTAAGGAATCCATGGACAGGATGAAACTGCACTGGGCAAGTGAAAAGGAAGCAATCAAGAGGATCCAGGAAATCAAGGGAAAGATGGAGGCGTATAAGACGGAGGAATTAAATGCCCAGAGGGATGGAGACCTTGCCAGGGCGGCGGAGATCCGTTACGGGAAACTTGTTGAACTTAATAGGGAACTGGAACAGGAACAGATAAAACTCTCAGAAATCCAGAGAGACACAAAAATGCTGAAGGAAGAGGTGGATGCGGAAGATGTGGCGGAGGTCGTGGCAAACTGGACTGGTATCCCCGTGGCGCGGATGATGGAAACGGATATCCAGAAATTAATCCAGATGGAAGATAGGCTTAAACTCAGGGTTGTCGGCCAGGATGAGGGCATTCAAGCCGTTTCCAGCGCCCTGAGGAGGGCCCGTTCAGGACTTCAGGACCCCAATAGACCGATAGGCTCCTTCATCTTCATGGGACCTACAGGTGTCGGTAAAACGGAGCTTGCCCGGGCGCTCGCCGAATTCATGTTCGACAATGAACATGCCATGATCAGGATTGATATGTCCGAGTTTGTGGAGAAGCATTCCGTCGCCAGATTGATCGGTGCACCCCCCGGATACGTAGGATACGACGAAGGGGGCTACCTTACCGAAGCGGTAAGGAGAAGGCCATATTCCGTCCTGCTGTTTGATGAGATAGAAAAAGCCCATCCCGATGTGTTTAATATCCTGTTGCAGATCCTGGATGACGGGAGATTGACCGACGGCCACGGCCGGACAGTGGATTTCAAGAATACCATCGTGATCATGACCTCCAACATCGGCGGGCAATGGATACAGGATCCTTCCCTCAGGGAGGAGGAGAAACGAACCAGGACCATGGAGGCCTTGAAGGCCGCCTTTAAACCGGAATTCCTCAATAGAATAGACGATATTATCACTTTCCGGGCGCTTTCCCTCGCTGACATAGATCGTATCATTGAGATTCAAATCGGTCTGATTCAGAAGAGGCTTGAAGGACGGAAATTGAGCCTTGCCTTGACAGAAGGTGCAAGAAGTTATATAGCCAGCGCCGGCTATAGTCCTGTTTATGGGGCAAGACCATTGAAGCGGGCCCTCCAGAAATTGATCCTCGATAACCTGGCGATGAAGATCCTGAAGGGGACGTTTGCCGATGGTGATCGTATCACCGTTGACGCGACAGAGAGCGGAGAGATGATTTTTAGGAAAGAATAG
- a CDS encoding diadenylate cyclase, which translates to MISINRTFFDFACRLASEIEARAVLLYADVASDLPISAEQKTSFDLILVTKGSEEIPEKFKDSGLILINVPNVNLTRVGQIKIAITKGIATGLFKKGDKLVCLTGVPRFGYVDSMFVIDVGKEFEILTSKDMTDIIEGVYPEVFGAVLNIALELAAQGREGRKAGTIFILGDHEKALQLSRQMIINPFMGYPEEERNILNPDMEETIKEFSAIDGAFIIKDNGAIVTAGRHLNAALESKDFPRGLGSRHIAAAGISSVTHAIAVVLSESTGNVTVFKNGKIFVSIEKPIE; encoded by the coding sequence ATGATTTCAATCAACAGAACCTTCTTTGATTTTGCCTGTCGCCTTGCCTCTGAGATAGAAGCCAGGGCCGTCCTGCTCTACGCCGATGTGGCTTCGGATCTCCCGATTTCGGCTGAGCAAAAAACGAGTTTTGACTTGATCCTGGTTACGAAGGGGAGCGAGGAGATACCGGAAAAATTTAAAGATTCAGGACTGATACTAATAAATGTCCCCAATGTGAATCTAACAAGGGTCGGTCAGATAAAAATCGCCATTACCAAAGGCATCGCCACGGGCTTATTCAAGAAGGGGGACAAATTAGTTTGTCTTACCGGCGTTCCCAGGTTTGGCTATGTGGACAGTATGTTTGTCATTGATGTGGGCAAAGAGTTTGAGATCCTGACTTCCAAAGACATGACAGATATTATTGAAGGGGTCTATCCTGAAGTTTTCGGCGCCGTCCTGAATATAGCCCTTGAACTGGCCGCTCAGGGAAGAGAGGGCCGGAAGGCGGGCACCATCTTTATCCTGGGAGATCATGAAAAGGCGCTGCAACTCTCGAGACAGATGATCATCAATCCCTTCATGGGGTACCCCGAAGAGGAAAGAAATATCCTCAATCCCGATATGGAGGAGACGATTAAAGAGTTTTCGGCCATTGACGGCGCCTTCATTATCAAAGATAATGGCGCCATTGTGACGGCGGGGAGGCATCTCAATGCGGCCTTGGAGAGCAAGGATTTCCCCCGTGGTCTCGGAAGCAGGCATATTGCCGCTGCCGGTATCTCAAGCGTTACCCATGCTATCGCCGTTGTTTTATCGGAATCTACAGGCAATGTTACTGTATTCAAAAACGGAAAGATATTTGTAAGTATTGAGAAACCTATAGAATAG
- a CDS encoding phosphatidylglycerophosphatase A, whose translation MKFTATGFGSGFVPLAPGTAGTIVGIPIYLIFSFLSWPYYLVTILVFTCLAWYLSRRAEKIFDEKDSPHIVIDEIVGLQYTMFLVAPTVLHVFLGFLLFRFFDIVKCFPASYFERKLPDGYGVVADDIVAGIYSNMVLLFLTEFWGI comes from the coding sequence ATAAAATTTACGGCCACAGGGTTCGGCAGTGGATTCGTACCCCTTGCTCCCGGAACTGCGGGGACGATTGTTGGTATACCCATATATCTGATCTTTTCATTTCTGTCCTGGCCCTATTACCTGGTAACGATACTGGTCTTTACCTGTCTGGCATGGTATCTGTCCCGACGGGCGGAGAAGATATTCGACGAAAAGGATTCGCCGCACATCGTGATTGATGAAATTGTTGGCCTCCAGTACACTATGTTTCTGGTTGCCCCCACCGTTTTGCACGTATTTTTGGGTTTCCTTCTGTTCCGGTTCTTTGACATTGTCAAATGTTTTCCCGCCAGCTATTTCGAGAGGAAGCTTCCAGATGGTTACGGAGTCGTGGCAGACGACATCGTGGCTGGCATCTATAGCAATATGGTTCTTTTGTTCCTCACTGAGTTCTGGGGTATATGA